A part of Tachysurus vachellii isolate PV-2020 chromosome 4, HZAU_Pvac_v1, whole genome shotgun sequence genomic DNA contains:
- the gca gene encoding grancalcin — MAYPYGGYGGQMPGGPMGGPHPGSYPPQYGAYPGSFGAPPAQDPMWGYFTAIAGQDGEVDAEELQRCLTQTGISGTYAPFSLETCRIMIAMLDRDYSGKMGFTEFKELFTALNGWKQNFMMVDRDNSGSVEPHELSQGITNMGYRVSPQALGCIIKRFSRGGRIYFDDYVACCVKLRALTDNFRMRDVMQQGTVNIAYDDFILCTMSV, encoded by the exons TATGGTGGTCAGATGCCGGGGGGCCCGATGGGTGGCCCTCACCCAGGATCTTACCCTCCCCAGTATGGCGCTTATCCAGGCAGCTTTGGTGCACCTCCTGCCCAAGACCCCATGTGGGGTTACTTCACTGCCATAGCCGGCCAG GATGGTGAAGTGGATGCTGAGGAGCTCCAAAGGTGTTTAACACAGACTGGCATCAGTGGCACGTATGCTC CCTTCAGTTTGGAGACCTGCAGGATTATGATTGCTATGCTGGAT CGGGATTATTCAGGTAAGATGGGCTTCACTGAGTTTAAGGAGCTGTTTACTGCACTGAATGGCTGGAAGCAGAACTTCATGATGGTGGACCGAGACAACAGCGGCAGTGTGGAGCCTCACGAGTTGTCTCAGGGTATAACTAATATGG GGTATAGAGTGAGCCCTCAGGCTTTGGGGTGCATCATCAAGCGCTTCAGTCGAGGAGGCAGGATCTATTTTGATGACTATGTGGCCTGCTGTGTGAAACTCAGGGCTCTGACAG ACAATTTCAGAATGAGGGATGTTATGCAACAGGGAACTGTGAACATCGCTTATGATGAC